Proteins found in one Allorhizobium pseudoryzae genomic segment:
- a CDS encoding OmpA family protein — protein sequence MRGAGGTRPQEEEEESVFISMADMTISFLFVIMILLAFFATQFTDPETVPRSQYDEILKQKTEMEKELRKVQTIIGTSDLQVSDDVQAMKEEIDDLRRRLAMPSAPNQMEVYNNKVSETRRALLTSLKKQIDDEIKGVNVSISANFESLQFSGDGLFETNADVPTATGSLRVSKIAEILDRNLGCFSLGLRKRFSPDCNPGYAVIDSLQVEGHTDDRGTDILNMRLSANRASSVYSLMTSQRPDLLNFNNRSAQPVLSVAGFGKGRPIQSNATDTGKDANRRIDLRFIMAVPAKEADISAIKNALTEVP from the coding sequence ATGAGGGGCGCGGGTGGGACGCGCCCTCAGGAAGAAGAGGAAGAGTCCGTCTTCATCTCGATGGCCGATATGACGATCAGCTTCCTCTTCGTCATCATGATCCTACTTGCTTTTTTTGCGACTCAGTTCACTGACCCTGAGACCGTGCCGCGTTCGCAGTATGACGAAATCCTCAAACAAAAAACCGAGATGGAAAAAGAGCTGCGTAAGGTACAGACGATTATCGGAACGTCCGACCTTCAGGTATCCGACGACGTGCAGGCAATGAAAGAGGAGATCGACGATTTGCGGAGGCGGTTGGCGATGCCAAGTGCTCCGAACCAGATGGAAGTGTACAACAATAAGGTTTCGGAAACCCGCAGAGCTCTTTTGACGAGCCTGAAGAAACAGATCGACGACGAGATCAAAGGCGTCAATGTCAGCATCAGCGCGAACTTCGAGTCGCTGCAATTTTCGGGCGACGGTCTGTTCGAAACGAATGCTGACGTGCCAACAGCTACCGGATCGCTGCGCGTCAGCAAGATCGCTGAAATATTAGATCGAAATCTTGGATGTTTCTCACTAGGCCTGCGCAAGAGATTCAGCCCGGATTGTAATCCGGGATATGCAGTGATCGACTCTCTGCAAGTAGAAGGCCATACCGACGACCGTGGCACCGACATTCTGAACATGAGGCTGAGCGCAAACCGCGCCTCGTCTGTCTATTCACTTATGACGTCGCAGCGGCCTGATCTCCTCAACTTCAACAATAGAAGCGCGCAGCCTGTCCTTTCGGTGGCAGGCTTTGGCAAGGGGCGCCCCATTCAATCCAACGCGACCGATACCGGCAAGGATGCCAATCGCCGGATCGATCTTCGGTTTATCATGGCCGTGCCCGCAAAGGAGGCCGATATTTCGGCGATCAAGAACGCCCTGACCGAGGTGCCCTGA
- a CDS encoding DEAD/DEAH box helicase, with protein sequence MKFDFRFDPDAAFLSIQSEKKDWLSRFRTQARPDLSKLPREEMETALALSRLRQLDPNNALHSVEPNMVVIRHPLVARLDVRAAATLGLPPLLHDVTFRARLIGTVGSPDFRIEWWWERAGRRVVLPLTGAFLGPPSNVMRIPEPIYLAIAEAEELGKSGTLTDHWLALGRFRRLFDGDAGEDKAALEGFLRDVSVVTCGAVGIGFDPEDETNFFPLPFADQQPSADGAVATTSALLHGRELDEFKTAALRRGAQPAFRVANGKFLIVDRSAVPVIDTIAAYAGKDEEARRAFIADAGRIVAEAIEMALSREGRLTALMSPQARTERVEEAIARAWIETEEWVSRVVGVGKWQVTTIDTIQGSGTRWLPEGIDTELGERLAIIPDEELEDVIERLRNALRSGLSSIGHDGGEIPATAEVIEALSRRLADILRRQQSEETGTTLDAYLPITHDNFWEVDFKPAVRGRTGDFDNNTPSLVRSALQSHQLASLDWQVRAWQAGIPGILNADEQGLGKTLQTLSFITWLREEMANGSIPKKPFLIVAPTSLLLNWEAEIERHLEPGCLGKPVRLYGEYLDAYKKPGGGQDLREGEARLDIQAIANAEGGCAVVITTYQTLANYAISLMDLDCSLAVFDEIQFLKNPVTMRAKAAKAVRADFRIGLTGTPIENATRDLWALLDQLFPGALGALAQFRRVFDKPTESSMGALHSALFRSQNDYPPLALRRLKTDAAPHLPTKVRVLHPREMPRAQMLRYDEVRAKGGGILALLQHMRRVSLHPGLLEGETTEEFNLSSARVSAAIDILRHIKSKNERALVFVENRDVQTWFAEVVRIEFGLERVMIINGDTTIDARKDITDRFQRHLIDDRGFDVLILGPRAAGTGLTLTAANHVIHLSRWWNPAVEEQCNDRTHRIGQTKPVTIHIPLAVHPGLGRGSFDCLLQSLMKRKRSLAERILWPGDVTEGETKMLYDAVLAAETTSDLKSMNVEEILEGRSDLHFEKLAKNSIRVKPTRGGASIIVSSDAAVPMPMSGENGDAAVITLSEQSRLPAGVIVPQSKLKTATLWPEYVLPE encoded by the coding sequence ATGAAGTTTGATTTTCGATTTGATCCGGATGCAGCGTTTCTCAGTATCCAATCGGAGAAAAAAGACTGGCTGTCTAGGTTCAGGACACAGGCTAGGCCAGATCTTTCGAAGCTCCCGCGCGAGGAAATGGAGACGGCGCTAGCACTGTCGCGCCTGAGGCAGCTTGACCCGAACAATGCCCTCCACTCGGTCGAGCCCAATATGGTCGTCATTCGGCACCCGCTTGTCGCGCGGCTTGACGTCCGGGCGGCCGCGACTTTGGGCCTGCCGCCGCTGCTCCATGATGTCACCTTTCGGGCCCGGCTCATTGGAACCGTGGGCAGTCCCGATTTCCGGATCGAATGGTGGTGGGAGCGCGCGGGAAGGCGCGTTGTTCTGCCGTTGACGGGCGCCTTTCTGGGGCCGCCTTCAAATGTCATGCGGATCCCGGAGCCAATCTATCTGGCGATCGCCGAAGCGGAAGAGCTCGGCAAGAGCGGTACGCTGACGGACCACTGGTTGGCGCTTGGCCGGTTCCGCCGGCTTTTCGACGGTGATGCCGGTGAGGACAAGGCAGCGCTCGAAGGTTTTCTGCGCGATGTGTCCGTGGTTACCTGTGGAGCCGTCGGTATAGGGTTCGACCCGGAGGATGAAACAAATTTCTTTCCGCTTCCATTTGCCGATCAACAGCCGTCAGCGGATGGAGCGGTCGCGACCACGTCCGCCTTGCTCCACGGCCGCGAACTGGATGAATTCAAGACGGCAGCCTTGCGGCGCGGCGCACAACCTGCCTTTCGTGTGGCGAACGGAAAATTTCTGATCGTCGATCGTTCCGCCGTGCCGGTGATCGACACGATTGCAGCATATGCCGGCAAGGACGAGGAAGCCCGACGCGCGTTCATTGCGGATGCGGGCCGGATTGTCGCCGAGGCGATCGAGATGGCTCTCAGTCGGGAAGGGCGACTGACGGCCCTTATGAGCCCGCAGGCACGCACCGAAAGGGTCGAGGAAGCGATTGCCCGCGCCTGGATCGAAACGGAAGAGTGGGTTTCGCGCGTCGTCGGCGTTGGAAAATGGCAGGTCACCACAATCGACACCATTCAGGGTTCGGGCACCCGGTGGCTGCCGGAAGGGATAGACACCGAGCTTGGTGAAAGACTGGCTATCATCCCGGACGAAGAGCTGGAGGATGTGATCGAACGGTTGCGGAACGCTCTTCGGAGTGGCCTGTCGTCGATCGGCCATGACGGGGGCGAAATTCCTGCGACAGCCGAAGTCATCGAGGCGCTGAGCAGGAGGCTTGCCGATATTCTCAGGCGCCAGCAGTCGGAAGAAACGGGGACCACACTCGACGCCTATTTGCCGATTACCCATGACAATTTCTGGGAGGTCGATTTCAAGCCTGCTGTCCGGGGCAGAACGGGCGACTTCGATAATAACACGCCGTCATTGGTCAGATCCGCCTTGCAAAGCCACCAGTTGGCATCGCTGGATTGGCAGGTGCGTGCCTGGCAGGCAGGTATTCCGGGCATTCTCAATGCCGATGAACAGGGGCTCGGCAAAACGCTGCAGACGCTTTCCTTCATCACTTGGCTCAGGGAGGAAATGGCTAACGGCAGCATTCCGAAAAAACCCTTCCTGATCGTGGCCCCGACATCCTTGCTGCTGAACTGGGAAGCCGAGATCGAGCGGCATCTCGAACCGGGCTGTTTGGGCAAGCCTGTCCGCTTGTATGGGGAATATCTCGACGCCTACAAAAAGCCGGGCGGCGGGCAGGACCTACGTGAGGGTGAGGCGCGGCTCGATATTCAGGCGATCGCTAATGCCGAAGGGGGATGTGCAGTCGTCATCACGACATATCAGACGCTTGCCAATTATGCGATCAGCCTGATGGACCTGGATTGCTCTCTTGCCGTGTTCGACGAGATACAATTCCTTAAGAACCCCGTTACGATGAGAGCCAAGGCTGCAAAGGCGGTCCGCGCTGATTTCCGGATCGGATTGACGGGAACGCCGATCGAGAATGCCACGAGGGATCTCTGGGCTCTTCTCGACCAGCTCTTTCCGGGCGCGCTCGGAGCGCTCGCGCAGTTCCGTAGGGTCTTCGATAAACCGACGGAATCGAGCATGGGCGCCCTCCATTCCGCACTGTTCAGAAGCCAGAACGACTACCCCCCGCTGGCGTTGCGCCGGCTGAAAACGGATGCCGCACCGCATCTCCCGACAAAAGTTCGTGTCCTGCATCCGCGCGAAATGCCCAGGGCGCAAATGCTTCGTTACGATGAGGTGCGCGCTAAGGGAGGCGGTATATTGGCGCTGCTGCAGCACATGCGGCGGGTGTCGTTGCATCCAGGTTTGCTTGAAGGTGAGACGACGGAGGAATTCAACCTGTCGTCAGCCAGGGTTAGTGCCGCCATCGATATCCTAAGACATATCAAATCGAAGAATGAGCGCGCACTGGTTTTCGTCGAAAATCGCGATGTTCAGACCTGGTTCGCTGAGGTCGTGCGGATCGAATTCGGCCTCGAGCGGGTCATGATCATCAATGGCGACACGACCATCGATGCTCGCAAAGACATTACTGATCGGTTTCAGAGGCACCTTATCGATGATCGCGGCTTCGACGTTCTGATCCTTGGTCCGCGCGCCGCGGGAACAGGCTTGACGCTGACGGCCGCAAACCATGTTATCCATCTCAGCAGATGGTGGAATCCTGCTGTGGAAGAACAATGTAACGACCGCACTCACCGCATTGGCCAGACGAAGCCCGTCACGATCCATATCCCGCTTGCCGTTCATCCGGGACTTGGCCGAGGTTCGTTTGACTGCCTGTTGCAGAGCCTTATGAAAAGAAAGCGTTCTCTTGCGGAGCGTATTCTCTGGCCGGGAGATGTTACGGAAGGCGAAACGAAGATGCTCTACGACGCAGTTTTGGCGGCGGAGACGACATCCGATTTAAAGTCCATGAACGTTGAAGAAATCCTTGAAGGTCGCAGCGATCTCCATTTTGAGAAACTGGCCAAAAACTCCATTCGTGTGAAGCCGACCAGAGGCGGTGCCTCCATCATCGTTTCGTCAGATGCCGCTGTACCAATGCCGATGTCGGGCGAAAATGGAGACGCGGCCGTCATTACGCTCAGCGAGCAATCACGACTTCCGGCTGGCGTTATCGTGCCGCAGTCAAAATTGAAAACAGCGACCCTTTGGCCAGAATACGTCTTGCCGGAATAG
- a CDS encoding EH signature domain-containing protein, producing the protein MTLIEAIRASRMVRRQELAAPIELTQAVTNVKRAFPDLVTATPVSVGEAILRLDVALRNWDWEGVTVGNISLATRAFLDGDRIPDAVTYFLRKELEATTSSILLDAVAEAYFSGWTRHGERTRWLASILQARGSHLSFRWKRLFVAVPELLDTDEAPIRLAEKMLIQANPFHWLLDAGLASPHAGQLSTEACLAWLKLLPPVMTNQHVERIFGWIRPRGHKPVSDDLAAKAVEKFLEPWRSDMPAPEFRTFLTDRIIEAFGDPRYESSAEAKAFWPLVAVDRRTILLRWLAGQSIDALLDIITKATGNHMWPTRHHFWKGLYDKGRVTEAWVALSRPAMDIALNIFSENGGKAGQAAALQTATGRKKETCLLIMKVGRYTVVEGSHDYRVHLFLSGDRRAPALYQDEYDAEDIMLPQGDRMTRIHDSYDAWQSWVEERVLR; encoded by the coding sequence ATGACCCTCATCGAAGCAATTCGAGCATCCCGTATGGTGCGGCGCCAGGAGCTTGCGGCTCCCATAGAACTGACGCAGGCCGTGACAAACGTGAAGAGGGCGTTTCCGGATCTTGTGACTGCGACCCCTGTCTCCGTGGGCGAGGCCATCCTGCGGCTCGATGTCGCCCTGCGGAACTGGGACTGGGAAGGCGTGACCGTCGGTAACATCTCGCTTGCCACCCGAGCTTTTCTGGATGGGGACAGGATCCCGGATGCCGTCACCTATTTTCTGAGGAAGGAGCTCGAGGCGACAACCAGCTCCATTCTTCTCGACGCGGTTGCCGAAGCGTATTTCTCCGGCTGGACCAGACACGGTGAGAGGACCCGCTGGCTGGCGTCGATCCTGCAGGCACGGGGGTCCCATCTGTCCTTCCGCTGGAAGCGGTTGTTTGTCGCGGTTCCGGAACTGCTGGATACCGACGAAGCGCCGATACGGCTCGCTGAGAAGATGCTCATTCAAGCGAATCCGTTCCACTGGCTGCTCGATGCAGGGCTTGCCTCTCCGCATGCCGGGCAGCTTTCGACGGAAGCTTGCCTGGCCTGGCTCAAGCTGCTACCTCCTGTCATGACGAACCAGCATGTCGAACGGATTTTTGGCTGGATAAGGCCCCGGGGACACAAGCCTGTGTCCGACGACCTCGCAGCAAAGGCAGTGGAGAAATTTCTGGAGCCCTGGCGTTCCGATATGCCCGCTCCCGAATTTCGCACGTTTCTGACTGACCGGATTATCGAGGCCTTCGGCGATCCGCGTTACGAAAGTAGTGCCGAAGCAAAAGCGTTCTGGCCTCTTGTGGCGGTGGATCGCCGCACAATTCTGCTCAGATGGCTTGCGGGGCAGAGCATAGATGCTTTGCTCGACATAATCACGAAGGCCACCGGGAACCACATGTGGCCTACGCGACACCATTTCTGGAAGGGCCTGTATGATAAAGGACGGGTCACTGAAGCCTGGGTCGCACTGTCCCGGCCTGCAATGGATATTGCTCTCAACATATTCAGCGAGAATGGCGGAAAAGCGGGGCAGGCTGCGGCACTGCAAACCGCGACGGGCCGCAAGAAGGAAACCTGCCTGCTGATCATGAAGGTGGGGCGTTACACGGTCGTCGAAGGTTCGCACGATTATCGTGTTCACCTCTTCCTCAGCGGGGATCGGCGCGCTCCTGCTCTTTATCAAGATGAATATGATGCAGAGGATATCATGTTGCCTCAAGGCGACAGAATGACCCGCATTCACGATTCCTACGACGCTTGGCAAAGTTGGGTCGAGGAGCGGGTTCTTCGATGA
- a CDS encoding ATP-binding cassette domain-containing protein has translation MLQRQPTNGLCLANILIRLGDVSLIELTADVPSGSVFTVMGPSGSGKSTLLSFIGGFLDPAFRAEGTVSVDGVDLLPLEPQARRAGILFQDPLLFPHMSVGANVAFAIPADVADRRQRRQIAADILADMDLTGFTDRDPATLSGGQKARVALARVLVSRPRLLLLDEPFSKLDMELRAQMRALVFERARTAGLPVILVTHDEADAEAAGGPVHRIGMKEPSDG, from the coding sequence ATGCTCCAGCGACAGCCCACCAACGGCCTCTGCCTCGCGAATATCCTGATCCGCCTCGGAGATGTCAGCCTGATCGAGCTGACCGCAGACGTGCCTTCCGGTTCGGTCTTCACCGTCATGGGACCGTCGGGATCCGGCAAATCCACCTTGCTGTCCTTCATCGGTGGTTTCCTCGATCCCGCGTTCCGCGCCGAGGGGACCGTCTCAGTCGATGGTGTCGATCTGCTGCCGCTTGAACCGCAAGCCCGCCGGGCCGGGATCCTCTTTCAGGATCCGCTGCTCTTTCCGCATATGTCCGTCGGGGCCAATGTCGCCTTCGCCATCCCGGCAGATGTCGCTGATCGCCGCCAGCGCAGGCAGATCGCGGCAGACATTCTGGCCGACATGGACCTCACAGGTTTTACCGACCGCGACCCGGCCACGCTTTCGGGCGGGCAGAAGGCGCGGGTGGCGCTTGCCCGTGTTTTGGTCTCCCGACCCAGATTGCTGCTGCTCGACGAACCCTTCTCCAAACTCGACATGGAGCTGCGTGCCCAGATGCGCGCTTTGGTGTTCGAGCGCGCAAGGACCGCCGGCCTGCCGGTCATTCTCGTGACCCATGACGAGGCCGATGCCGAGGCTGCGGGCGGTCCTGTTCATCGTATCGGCATGAAGGAGCCCTCGGATGGCTGA
- a CDS encoding methyl-accepting chemotaxis protein codes for MFETLLQSGIATRDLVLELASLLKEPPAPGLFSLLLVLLLLLLVMGFVSTVRSRTKVLRSAVDLVKKTNGASGLQESFEDIQNRLAKQNGRAARHLADTWKEFRETTIEPRSGTALGVRNSIRPSVFFNLEDMGFSVSGWRFVPGFLVSIGLAATFLGLIAALQQTGESLKGGDQAQVREALTQLLSVASAKFIMSLTGLLCSIVFTAFLRVGGQRLEGTMRKLTHEIEIRMNFVSLEDLAERQLEAIVEQRDHMQKLNHDLIAAISKPLENALAASNTHVGTMVDDISRSLSTGLAAAMDKASDRLESASDTLNGLATKISEAAEQFTVAAERTAVGLDGAARRLELVTDNLSRAGSGLADATEPMVEAITGTATTTKQIADASVEMVQSARKALDSERGVVVAAAESIREQIKNFEARAASYDGQLEKAFKTFSTEIGRSVSEVENHANAVHQQYADALGTLQAVIENAKAFRPESERPAE; via the coding sequence ATGTTCGAGACGTTGCTTCAATCTGGTATTGCAACGCGAGATCTGGTCCTTGAGCTGGCATCCCTCCTGAAGGAACCACCCGCGCCAGGATTGTTCAGCCTTTTACTTGTATTGCTTCTTCTTCTGCTGGTTATGGGGTTTGTCTCGACTGTGCGGAGCCGCACGAAGGTTCTTCGGTCGGCCGTGGATCTCGTCAAAAAGACGAATGGTGCCTCCGGCCTGCAGGAGAGCTTCGAAGATATACAGAACCGGCTTGCGAAGCAAAATGGACGCGCCGCGCGTCATCTAGCAGACACCTGGAAGGAGTTTCGCGAGACAACGATTGAGCCGCGATCGGGAACCGCTCTTGGTGTGCGGAATTCGATCAGGCCGTCGGTTTTCTTCAATCTTGAGGACATGGGCTTCAGCGTATCCGGCTGGAGGTTTGTACCGGGCTTTCTCGTGTCGATCGGGCTTGCCGCGACGTTTCTCGGTCTGATTGCCGCGCTCCAGCAGACCGGTGAGAGTCTCAAGGGCGGTGATCAGGCTCAGGTTCGCGAAGCACTTACGCAGTTGCTATCCGTTGCATCTGCAAAATTTATCATGTCGCTGACGGGGCTTTTGTGCTCGATCGTTTTCACTGCCTTCTTACGCGTGGGTGGCCAGCGGTTGGAAGGCACCATGCGAAAGCTCACGCATGAGATCGAAATCCGCATGAATTTCGTCAGTCTCGAAGATTTGGCAGAGCGCCAGCTTGAGGCGATCGTCGAGCAGCGCGATCACATGCAGAAACTTAACCATGATCTCATCGCTGCGATCTCTAAGCCGCTTGAGAATGCCCTGGCCGCCAGCAACACCCATGTGGGGACGATGGTCGACGACATCTCCCGATCGCTATCCACGGGGCTCGCGGCGGCGATGGATAAGGCGAGCGATCGGCTGGAAAGCGCATCCGACACGCTCAATGGCCTTGCTACAAAAATCAGCGAAGCCGCGGAGCAGTTTACGGTCGCTGCCGAACGGACGGCGGTCGGGCTTGACGGCGCCGCACGCAGGCTGGAACTCGTGACTGATAATCTTTCTCGCGCCGGAAGCGGCCTCGCTGATGCGACGGAGCCGATGGTCGAAGCTATCACCGGAACAGCCACGACGACCAAGCAAATTGCTGATGCGAGCGTCGAGATGGTTCAATCGGCACGAAAAGCTCTGGATTCAGAGCGCGGTGTGGTAGTCGCCGCCGCGGAATCCATCCGAGAGCAGATCAAGAATTTCGAAGCCCGTGCTGCATCGTATGACGGGCAGCTCGAAAAAGCATTCAAGACCTTTTCAACTGAAATTGGCAGGTCGGTTTCGGAAGTTGAAAACCATGCGAATGCGGTTCATCAGCAGTATGCTGACGCTCTGGGTACTCTGCAGGCTGTTATCGAAAACGCGAAAGCTTTCAGGCCCGAAAGCGAGAGGCCCGCGGAATGA
- a CDS encoding FAD-dependent oxidoreductase — protein MAEGRTTPVPVILLGGGHAHVEVVRRLGELGFGAQITLVSPSRHAPYSGMLPGHISGEYSFDDFHIDLAALCTRAGVTFLETTATGIDPEQRVVSLASGETLGYGLLSIDIGSTPSLPKGISTGISVKPIASFADRLARLDALAGEGRLSTLAVVGQGVAGVEVAFALKRRLEGRGIGVSLVGRTAEPVPERSRWSRRLLEREMRKAGIAHHPAFDVVAFRDGELVSRDGRRLAVDEVVWTTSSGAPAFLRETGLLLDDMGFIRVDHTLRSLSHRDVFAAGDVASLPDPRPKAGVFAVRQGPVLTANIHRSLSQKRLKPYCPQSYWLVLISLSDGRAIADKWGLAISGAWVARWKYRIDSRFIQKYRR, from the coding sequence ATGGCTGAGGGACGCACAACGCCCGTCCCGGTCATTCTGCTCGGCGGTGGCCACGCCCATGTCGAGGTGGTGCGCCGGCTGGGCGAGCTCGGCTTCGGCGCGCAGATCACGCTGGTTTCGCCCTCCCGTCATGCACCGTATTCCGGCATGTTGCCGGGCCATATCTCCGGTGAATACAGTTTCGACGATTTCCATATTGATCTGGCTGCCTTGTGCACACGCGCCGGCGTCACCTTCCTCGAAACTACTGCGACCGGCATTGACCCGGAACAGCGCGTGGTCTCGCTCGCGAGCGGCGAAACCCTCGGCTACGGCCTGCTCTCGATCGATATCGGCTCAACGCCCTCACTGCCCAAGGGCATATCGACCGGCATCTCCGTAAAGCCAATCGCGAGTTTTGCCGATCGGCTTGCTCGGCTCGATGCGCTGGCGGGAGAGGGACGGCTCTCAACACTGGCGGTGGTGGGGCAGGGCGTCGCTGGTGTCGAGGTGGCCTTTGCGTTGAAGCGCCGGTTGGAGGGACGCGGTATCGGTGTTTCCCTCGTCGGGCGTACCGCAGAGCCGGTTCCGGAGCGTAGCCGTTGGTCGCGGCGACTGCTCGAACGGGAAATGCGCAAAGCAGGCATCGCTCACCACCCGGCTTTCGATGTTGTGGCTTTTCGCGACGGCGAACTGGTGTCGCGTGACGGGCGGCGGCTCGCGGTGGATGAGGTCGTCTGGACAACATCAAGCGGCGCGCCTGCCTTCCTGCGCGAAACCGGGCTCCTCCTCGACGACATGGGTTTCATACGCGTGGATCATACCTTGCGATCCCTTTCTCATCGGGATGTTTTCGCGGCCGGTGATGTCGCGTCTTTGCCAGACCCACGGCCCAAGGCCGGCGTCTTCGCTGTGCGTCAGGGGCCCGTCCTGACTGCAAACATCCATCGCAGCCTCTCTCAAAAGCGCCTTAAGCCCTACTGCCCGCAGTCCTACTGGCTGGTGCTGATCTCGCTCTCCGATGGGCGGGCGATTGCCGACAAGTGGGGCCTGGCAATCTCTGGCGCTTGGGTGGCCCGATGGAAGTATCGCATCGACAGCCGATTCATCCAGAAGTATCGACGGTGA